One window of Pieris napi chromosome 1, ilPieNapi1.2, whole genome shotgun sequence genomic DNA carries:
- the LOC125048564 gene encoding RING finger and CHY zinc finger domain-containing protein 1 isoform X1 gives MSKDAAIGPDESAAAIEQIIEKRVGCAHYKRRAKFVFQTPCCNKLYMCRYCHDENEEHYFNRKSVTELICIECDTRQKVQAECQNCGVRFGKYTCLICNLFDDEDKKQYHCDGCGICRVGGRDRFFHCERCNMCLPVQLKEVGHRCVENVSRANCPVCLEDIHTSRIPCHIPDCGHLLHRPCFEEMLKSGHYACPTCQTSMIDMSTLWKYLDSEVAATPMPPEYADYKTTILCKDCHKLSTVKFHVVGLKCQHCGAYNTCQTNGFHKDAGTSEQVDSATSSTSRSASTSTPTSRRGSSSFERESDENELPRANPMDEPPQA, from the exons ATGTCGAAGGATGCTGCTATTGGACCTGATGAATCTGCGGCAGCTATCgaacaaataattgaaaaacgtGTTGGCTGTGCCCATTATAAACGTCGAGCAAAATTCGTG TTCCAGACACCCTGTTGCAATAAGTTGTACATGTGCCGGTACTGCCACGATGAGAATGAGGAGCACTACTTCAACCGTAAGTCGGTGACTGAGCTGATCTGTATTGAGTGTGACACTCGGCAGAAAGTCCAGGCTGAATGTCAAAATTGTGGTGTACGATTTGGAAag TATACATGCCTCATTTGCAACCTGTTTGATGATGAAGACAAGAAGCAGTACCATTGTGATGGCTGTGGAATTTGCCGTGTTGGTGGCAGGGACCGATTCTTTCATTGTGAGAGATGCAATATGTGTTTACCAGTGCAGTTGAAAGAAGTTGGTCATAGA TGTGTAGAAAACGTGTCCCGTGCAAACTGTCCAGTGTGCCTTGAAGATATTCACACATCTCGAATACCATGCCACATCCCAGATTGTGGACATCTGCTCCATCGACCATGCTTTGAGGAAATGTTAAAATCTGGTCATTATGCTTGCCCTACATGCCAGACTAGCATGATTGACATGTCAACA TTATGGAAATATCTGGATTCTGAAGTGGCAGCCACACCTATGCCTCCAGAATATGCAGATTACAAAACAACTATACTCTGCAAGGATTGTCATAAG TTATCAACTGTAAAGTTCCATGTGGTCGGGCTCAAGTGTCAACACTGTGGTGCATATAATACTTGCCAGACTAATGGTTTTCACAA aGATGCGGGAACATCTGAGCAAGTAGACTCTGCCACTTCATCGACAAGCCGCAGTGCTTCAACATCGACACCGACAAGTCGACGTGGTTCCTCGTCCTTCGAGCGCGAGTCTGATGAAAATGAACTGCCCCGAGCGAATCCTATGGATGAACCCCCGCAGGCCTGA
- the LOC125048564 gene encoding RING finger and CHY zinc finger domain-containing protein 1 isoform X2: protein MSKDAAIGPDESAAAIEQIIEKRVGCAHYKRRAKFVTPCCNKLYMCRYCHDENEEHYFNRKSVTELICIECDTRQKVQAECQNCGVRFGKYTCLICNLFDDEDKKQYHCDGCGICRVGGRDRFFHCERCNMCLPVQLKEVGHRCVENVSRANCPVCLEDIHTSRIPCHIPDCGHLLHRPCFEEMLKSGHYACPTCQTSMIDMSTLWKYLDSEVAATPMPPEYADYKTTILCKDCHKLSTVKFHVVGLKCQHCGAYNTCQTNGFHKDAGTSEQVDSATSSTSRSASTSTPTSRRGSSSFERESDENELPRANPMDEPPQA from the exons ATGTCGAAGGATGCTGCTATTGGACCTGATGAATCTGCGGCAGCTATCgaacaaataattgaaaaacgtGTTGGCTGTGCCCATTATAAACGTCGAGCAAAATTCGTG ACACCCTGTTGCAATAAGTTGTACATGTGCCGGTACTGCCACGATGAGAATGAGGAGCACTACTTCAACCGTAAGTCGGTGACTGAGCTGATCTGTATTGAGTGTGACACTCGGCAGAAAGTCCAGGCTGAATGTCAAAATTGTGGTGTACGATTTGGAAag TATACATGCCTCATTTGCAACCTGTTTGATGATGAAGACAAGAAGCAGTACCATTGTGATGGCTGTGGAATTTGCCGTGTTGGTGGCAGGGACCGATTCTTTCATTGTGAGAGATGCAATATGTGTTTACCAGTGCAGTTGAAAGAAGTTGGTCATAGA TGTGTAGAAAACGTGTCCCGTGCAAACTGTCCAGTGTGCCTTGAAGATATTCACACATCTCGAATACCATGCCACATCCCAGATTGTGGACATCTGCTCCATCGACCATGCTTTGAGGAAATGTTAAAATCTGGTCATTATGCTTGCCCTACATGCCAGACTAGCATGATTGACATGTCAACA TTATGGAAATATCTGGATTCTGAAGTGGCAGCCACACCTATGCCTCCAGAATATGCAGATTACAAAACAACTATACTCTGCAAGGATTGTCATAAG TTATCAACTGTAAAGTTCCATGTGGTCGGGCTCAAGTGTCAACACTGTGGTGCATATAATACTTGCCAGACTAATGGTTTTCACAA aGATGCGGGAACATCTGAGCAAGTAGACTCTGCCACTTCATCGACAAGCCGCAGTGCTTCAACATCGACACCGACAAGTCGACGTGGTTCCTCGTCCTTCGAGCGCGAGTCTGATGAAAATGAACTGCCCCGAGCGAATCCTATGGATGAACCCCCGCAGGCCTGA